GCCAACGTCACCACCGTGCAGCAGACGCGCGAGATGTTCAACCTCACCGTCAGCGAAGCCCACACCTACTACGTCGGGCAGGATGGGTGGCTGGCACATAATGCCCCTGCTGCAACTGGAATCGGTCTTAAGCAAGTTGCTTTTGAATTCACGCTACCCTCCAGCGTGTGGGTAGTTGGCTGGAACTATGCCCGACAGGGAACGCCTTGAGGCCGTGACAGCCACGCTCGCAGCGTCCAAACGCGATCGGTCAGCCCAATCGCCATCGCCGGTGTGCGCTGGAGGT
Above is a genomic segment from Deinococcus depolymerans containing:
- a CDS encoding polymorphic toxin-type HINT domain-containing protein; its protein translation is MGAGHLKIGDTIKQADGTTGLVANVTTVQQTREMFNLTVSEAHTYYVGQDGWLAHNAPAATGIGLKQVAFEFTLPSSVWVVGWNYARQGTP